In Engraulis encrasicolus isolate BLACKSEA-1 chromosome 2, IST_EnEncr_1.0, whole genome shotgun sequence, the sequence AAAAATGCTGCCTGgccagaaattgacgagttgggatgagattGTGTTGCTCTCCCCAATTGCATAGCGTATGGTTTTGTTGACGTCAGCATGcgctatggggtgtgtgtgtgtgtgtgtgtgtgtgtgtgtgtgtgtgtgtgtgtgtgtgtgtgtgtgtgtgtgtgtgtgtgtgtgcgtgtgtgtgtgtgtgtgtgtgtgtgtcaccccgaTGGCGTAGCGTATAATCTTCTTGGCATCGGCGCGGGCAATGGCACTCGGGAGGTTGGAGCCATCCTCTGACTCGCCGTCTGTGATGACAATTAGGATCTTGTTGGCGTTGGGACGCGCTCCTGCAGAGCTCACAAACAActgtccactacacacacacacacacacacacacacacacacacacacacacacacacacacacacacacacaaagggccgtGTTTATTTCTAAGAATTCTGTGGGATCAGGTTGTCTGAAGGCATGCCGTGcaaaacaaggaagtttgaccacattactccaaatttgagatcgctgcattggctcccagtaagctacagaattgattttaaggcaatgcttcttgtgtttaaatcagGAACTGGAATCAGAAACTGAGGTCACTAAgatcaacggagaagaatttgctggtatttaaaaagtcaaaacaaagtgtggagaggcagcctttagcttctacgctgcaaagctttggaaccagcttccagatgacgtaaaatgCACCCACTGTTgttagctttaaatctagactcaagacaaagctgttctcagatgatTTCCCCTAGCTTAGatcatatttttttcattcttgTTTTACCATATGTTtcatcttaatgttttaatttttctttgactctaatttctttctttctttctcgtttctttcctttttgcatttgttttttgtgaagcattGTTTTTTGTGaaacattgagttgcacctgtgtatgaaatacgctatacaaataaacttgccttgctgtgtgtgtgtatgtgtgtgtgtgtgtgtgtgtgtgtgtgtgtgtgtgtgtgtgtgtgtatgtgtgtgtgtgtgtgtgtgtgtgtgtgtatgtgtgtgtgtgtgtgtgtgtgtatgtgtgtgtgcgtgcatgcgtgtgtatgtgtgtgtgtgtgtgtgtgtgtatgtgcgtgcgtgtgtgtgtatgcgtgtgtgtgtgtgtgtgtgtgtgtgtgtgtgtgcgtgcgtgagtatgtatgcatgtgtgtgtgcatgcgtgtgtgagttgaACTCACACTAGTTTGCTGATGGCCGCTGCAGTCATGGTTCCCCCCTGCTGCTGCCGTATGTTCCTGACGCTGCTCGCCCAGTTGTACGCTCTGCTGAACTCGTTGAAGTTCATGTGGATGTCGCAGCCACTAGAGTACTGGGACACGGcaaactggacacacacacacacacacacacacacacacacacacacacacacacacacacacacacacacacacacacacacacacacacacacagcaaggcaagtttatttttatagcgtatttcatacacaggtgcaactcaatgtgcttcacaaaaaacatatccaaaaaaaaagaaacaagaaagaaattagagtcaaccACACGCAAattagagtcacacacacacacacacacacacacacacacacacacacacacacacacacacacacacacacaaccatttagGTCTTCAGAAGAGCaaactgtggacacacacaaccatttaggtcttcaggggtgcatttctcgaaaccaaagttgcttactacatgagctactttgttgttttcaatgcattttcccattggcaactaccaaagttgctaacaggctgacaacgtctcttttgagaaatgcaccccagaagagTAAACGTGTATCTCACTGAGTAAAACCAGTTAATCTGACACAGCAACTGTAATCATCTTCAGCTGCATTCTCCTCAGCACAGAAAACATAAAGGGGATACAtagggtgaattccaatatgctaccttgcgtcctccacttgtgcttgtggcctcgctccgcCTTCTGGCCCCGCCCcacctccgtgaagaaaacaataaagtttctctgctgtcagcctagccaaatacattttttggggactattcttcattcatcatccagtttgcaaatgagaaaattactttacaattgagcttttacgagatattgaaatataatgctgttgtcagtgatgtcatcatgacatattacttcctggtacgaggccacaagcacaagtggaggacgcaaggttgcatattggaacgcacatatACTCTGAAAATCAACGTGGACACAAATATGTGACCTCACTTCCAaaggcctatttcagaccagaACGGGAAAGCGGGGTGAAAAGGAATCGGAAAATACAAGAATAACAATAATATAGGAAATACAGAACTGAGAGACACGCactcattcacaatttacaatcATTGGTAAAAAAAAGACTTGTGCGACTGTATAAGTATATGCAGAGAATTGTGTGCAATGacaaccacacactcactcagtgttgccagattgggctggttcccgcccaattgggctgcttaggatggccgtgtgcgggtaaaaatggcatatatcagATAAACCCGCCCAatgtttgccatagaaatcaatacaattgggcgggattttgtgctcctaggcgggttttgagcattttttgggctggaaatcatcagcctcatctggcaaccctgcacacacttgcatgcatgtatCCCCACCTGAATGTTATTGGTCTTCTTCTGCAGTGTCTGGATCAGGTTCACCACAAAGTTCTTCATGGTCGTAAACTCGTATCCTGCCACGCTACCTGATCCATCCAGCAGGAAGGCTATGTCTGTATCCGTCACCtggcattctacacacacacacacacacacacacacgcacgcaagcacgcacgcacgcacgcacgcacgcacgcacacatgacatAGCACTGTTAAGACGTGCgcacgcgcgtttgtgtgcgtgtgtgtgcgtgtgtgtgcgtatgtgtgcgtatgtgtgcgagtgcgtttgtgtgcgtatgcgtttgtgtgcgcatgcgctcgtgtgtgtgtgtgtgtgtgtgtgtgtgtgcgtatgtgtgcgtgtgcatgtgtgtgtgtgtgtgtgtgcgtgtgtgcgtgtgtgtgtgcgtgtgtgtgtgtgtgtgtgtgtgtgtgtgtgtgtgtgtgtgtgtgtgtgtgtgcgcgtgtgcgtgtatccacgcatgtgtgtgtgtgtgtgtatgcatgcatgtgtgtgtgtgtgtgtgtgtctgtgtgtgtgtgtaccctcaaGAGCGGAGGGCAGAGGTGTGCTGCGGCCACGGACCCCCAAACACATGCCACCGAACATGTTGATGCTGTCACACTCTTTAGTGACCACAGGCCTGACTAGACCACACCGTCCCTGGCACCATCgcgttaggcacacacacacacacacacacacacacacacacacacacacacacacacacacacacacacacacacacacagacacagacacagacaataataCAATgagcaaataaatacatttaaatgaataaatGGAGCCCAACAAATTTTAAATGAAAGCTCCTGCAGGGCCCAGCCGGCCACCTCCACGGCGGCCTCGAGACCAACTGGCCCTGGCTGACTAGGCCAGACACTAGGCCTGACtagtgaaaagaaaataaaggtccgcaacactgtaaatgctcccagtaGATTTATTGGTTTGTGCCAATAAATCtactgggagcatttacagtgttgcggacctttattttcttttcagtgatcttacgtttggtccagcacctgtgccactgatgtgcgcgcattctttgactttctactAGGCCTGACTAGGCCACACCGTCCCAGGCACCAGCgcgttaggcacacacacacacacacatacacgcgcacacacatacacacacacacacacacacacacacatagacacacacacacatacacacaaacgcacacacacacatacacacacacacagacacacacacacacacacaagcgcgcgcgagtgcgcacgcacacacgcgcacacacacacatacacacacacacacacacacacacacacacacacacacacacacacacacacacacacacacacacacacacgtgagtgattctctaattcgcctacacttttaagtccgtggattttatttggcacttccactaactattaactgcatccaatgatgttttggacattagaaaatatttatctttcatataatacagaaagtgtagacatagcattatttccctcagcaagaatgaatatttaatactggttttgggcgttttcatgccgtcctgttttccaaatgtcagattcagtcttcatattagcatgtaaagaaacttgttttgcccaagacgcttgcaaatgttgattcacatttatcatcacaatatgacaaaactgtcagaaagaccactgtcctttccattatacatgaaatttgccattttgtgtgtgtccacgaaaactgtgttaaccgtgtcacggtctgaaaccgcctccataaatcagtaatggtttggtcttaggccatacgaataacatcacgtgatgtcataacctctttggcaggatacgggaagactttttggtaaattttgagctccatccttccataatttaatccattctttttcatgttctcatagcgggaaaattgcctgtcaacagtgttatcaacatattcacaagaatctgaattagaaatcacatgtagaaaaacacagataaagcatacagggtaacactttactttacggatcgctattgcactggaaactgtatggttatttttgcttttattaatgagaaattatagtgtaattgcactggaaaccatatggttattttgctgttattactaataacaagccgttattaccataaaattagactgaaattactgagaaattactatgaaattaacaccttattagcgatccgtaaagtaaagtgttaccgcatacAGATAcgtgaattgattaaggtgttgtggtggaacttctgaggtcctcagttagcacaacaccataaaaatggctgaaatgtcaacggtgttaccgtcaatggtgttacaattaagtatgacagtcagggttgccagatgaggctgatgatttccagcccaaaaaatgatcaaaatccgcctaggagcacaaaatccgccctaaaaacccgcccaattctattgatttatatggcagtgggaaggtttttctgatagatgacatttttacccgcacacggccatcctaagcagcccaattgggcgggaaccagcccaatctggcaacactgatgacagttgaggaggagtatgtttttgccaatttatatccatattgacagacaaacaaacaaaataattagtgttctagggagatgggtttgtctgctctgtttttttctcctaaaaaagtgccgacttgttcccctgcactgttgaccgtaacacagttgagttacaccgttgactgttttgaaagtgtttttgcgctattgatcccttatgtgttggaaaaatcctatgaacatacactagggattatctctggagaaggaagtcttgtgtaaggagggtgactatattcaaatcagacattacagggatttatgatgaaaaatgtgtcagtctgtatcacagtgactcataaaatcctacttatgaagctcaacaatcacattttctatatcagttgcacagattaatgacaacattactgctaagggacataagcactttcaaacatatattgtttcaactctgtagtatttttatatatgtttgaaatgacatagtatttgtccataacactgttgacaaaataattaagcaaatgttcgctttcattagagtatttatcgaatgatttaagatt encodes:
- the LOC134465326 gene encoding integrin alpha-X-like; amino-acid sequence: MNGVLGLLLLLLSAASTYVRPVVTKECDSINMFGGMCLGVRGRSTPLPSALEECQVTDTDIAFLLDGSGSVAGYEFTTMKNFVVNLIQTLQKKTNNIQFAVSQYSSGCDIHMNFNEFSRAYNWASSVRNIRQQQGGTMTAAAISKLVGQLFVSSAGARPNANKILIVITDGESEDGSNLPSAIARADAKKIIRYAIGVGNAFDSYRARQELDKIASSPAKDYVFKVSNFGALSKILSTLEENIIAIEGIAWLHSIHGRVRPITRCQESPWREDVSLGILPLTDV